Proteins co-encoded in one Pseudomonas beijingensis genomic window:
- a CDS encoding LysE family translocator has translation MDLPTLAVFIPACFALNMAPGPNNLLSISNASRYGFVRACSGGIGRLLAFAIMIALAAVGLTAVLHTSELLFLGIKLVGAGYLFYLAVQLWRAQPEADSEAGRVSMSRAGLARQEFLVAIGNPKAILLFTAFLPQFVDRTGTVTQQFAVLGGLFLALECIAIGLYCYMGIYARRLFARPSGKRLFNRMCAGLLASAASFLLVARRS, from the coding sequence ATGGACCTGCCGACACTCGCTGTTTTCATTCCGGCCTGCTTTGCGCTGAACATGGCGCCGGGGCCGAACAACCTGCTCTCCATCAGTAACGCCTCGCGTTATGGCTTCGTCCGGGCGTGCAGCGGCGGCATCGGTCGGTTGCTGGCGTTTGCGATCATGATCGCCCTGGCCGCGGTGGGGCTCACCGCCGTGCTGCACACCTCGGAGCTGCTGTTCCTGGGGATCAAGCTCGTCGGTGCCGGGTACCTGTTCTATTTGGCCGTGCAGTTGTGGCGGGCCCAGCCCGAGGCCGACAGCGAGGCCGGACGCGTATCGATGAGCCGGGCCGGCCTGGCGCGCCAGGAGTTCCTGGTGGCTATTGGTAATCCGAAGGCGATTTTGTTGTTCACTGCGTTCCTGCCGCAATTCGTCGACCGTACAGGCACCGTCACCCAACAGTTCGCCGTGCTGGGCGGCTTGTTCCTGGCGCTGGAATGCATCGCCATCGGCTTGTATTGCTACATGGGGATTTATGCGCGGCGGCTGTTCGCGCGGCCCAGTGGTAAGCGTTTGTTCAACCGGATGTGTGCGGGGTTGCTGGCCAGTGCGGCTTCGTTTTTGCTGGTGGCACGGCGATCTTGA
- the ligB gene encoding NAD-dependent DNA ligase LigB produces the protein MPPILYALACLVFIALPAVAAPCPDWPAERARAEIAALQQQIDTWDDRYHRLGQSLVADELYDQFRTQLSLWRSCFNLAAPDDPLRSAGGKVTHPVVHTGLEKLKDVDAAGAWLLGREDVWAQPKVDGVAVSLVYRKGRLHQAISRGDGVLGHDWTANAHKIDAIAQRLRQPVDLVVQGELYWRLDGHVQASRGSLNARATVAGLMARSNLTAQEASSIGLFVWDWPEGPSTLPERMVALSALGFADTRDYNQPVRALSDAERWRDHWYRTPLPFASDGIVLRQSRRPSADRWQAKAPFWSVAWKYPYAKALAEVRKVRFKVGRTGRITPVLELEPTLLDDRWIRRVSVSSLKRWEAMDIRPGDRVAISLAGLTIPRLDEVVLRSLERQEVNAPAASDHHFLSCWQATPGCESQFLARLNWLSGKHGLALPHVGPGTWEKLLAAGRLHGLLDWLTLDAAELANIDGFGERSSARLLASLDSARQRPFGQWLKALGLPPIGEARLEGPWQGLAERSTEQWQAEAGIGPGRAAQLSAFFRDPQVLALSDELRTAGIDGF, from the coding sequence ATGCCACCGATCCTGTATGCCCTCGCCTGCCTCGTCTTCATTGCCCTCCCCGCGGTCGCCGCGCCCTGCCCCGACTGGCCCGCTGAACGGGCCCGGGCCGAGATCGCCGCGCTGCAACAGCAAATCGACACCTGGGATGACCGTTACCACCGCCTCGGCCAGTCGCTGGTGGCCGATGAGCTTTATGATCAATTCCGCACACAGCTGAGCCTATGGCGCAGTTGCTTCAATCTTGCGGCGCCCGACGATCCCCTGCGCTCGGCGGGCGGAAAGGTGACGCACCCCGTCGTCCATACCGGCCTGGAAAAACTCAAGGACGTCGACGCCGCGGGGGCCTGGCTGCTCGGTCGAGAGGACGTCTGGGCGCAGCCGAAAGTCGATGGCGTGGCGGTCTCCCTGGTTTACCGCAAGGGCCGCTTGCATCAAGCAATCAGCCGCGGCGATGGCGTCCTGGGGCATGACTGGACCGCCAATGCGCACAAGATCGACGCCATCGCACAGCGACTGCGCCAGCCCGTGGACCTGGTCGTTCAGGGCGAGCTGTACTGGCGCCTGGACGGCCATGTCCAAGCCAGCCGCGGCAGTCTGAACGCCCGCGCAACCGTGGCGGGCTTGATGGCGCGTAGCAATTTGACGGCGCAGGAGGCGTCATCCATCGGCCTGTTTGTCTGGGACTGGCCTGAAGGGCCCAGCACCCTGCCCGAGCGGATGGTCGCGCTGAGCGCGCTGGGTTTCGCCGACACCCGCGACTACAACCAGCCTGTCCGGGCGCTGAGCGATGCCGAGCGGTGGCGCGACCACTGGTATCGCACGCCGCTGCCCTTCGCCAGTGACGGGATCGTCCTGCGCCAGAGCCGCCGTCCATCCGCCGACCGTTGGCAAGCCAAGGCGCCGTTCTGGAGCGTGGCCTGGAAATACCCATATGCCAAGGCCCTGGCCGAAGTACGCAAGGTGCGCTTCAAGGTCGGGCGTACCGGGCGCATCACCCCGGTGTTGGAACTTGAACCAACCCTGCTCGACGACCGGTGGATTCGCCGGGTGAGCGTCAGTTCACTCAAGCGCTGGGAGGCGATGGACATCCGTCCCGGCGATCGGGTCGCCATCAGCCTGGCCGGGCTGACCATTCCGCGACTCGACGAGGTGGTGCTGCGCAGCCTTGAGCGCCAGGAGGTCAATGCCCCCGCAGCGAGCGATCATCACTTCTTGAGTTGCTGGCAAGCGACGCCGGGCTGTGAAAGCCAATTCCTCGCACGCCTGAACTGGCTCAGCGGCAAGCACGGGCTCGCCCTGCCCCATGTCGGCCCCGGCACCTGGGAAAAACTCCTGGCTGCCGGTCGGCTCCACGGATTGTTGGATTGGTTGACCCTCGATGCCGCCGAGCTTGCTAACATTGACGGCTTCGGCGAACGCAGTAGCGCGCGCCTGCTCGCCAGCCTCGACAGCGCCCGGCAACGCCCTTTCGGGCAATGGCTCAAGGCCTTGGGCCTGCCGCCCATCGGTGAGGCCCGGCTGGAAGGGCCGTGGCAAGGGCTGGCTGAACGCAGTACCGAACAATGGCAAGCCGAAGCCGGCATCGGACCGGGACGCGCGGCGCAATTGAGCGCCTTTTTTCGCGACCCGCAGGTACTGGCCTTGAGTGACGAATTACGCACCGCCGGGATCGACGGTTTTTAA
- a CDS encoding DUF1090 domain-containing protein — MNFLSPAALMLLCSAMAAPLMADEQTPELTGCAAKRQGIINQIELAKSRGNQDQQAGLETALSEVTTHCTDASLRKERENKVLDAKHEVSRRQADLEKAMKKGDAERINKRKDKLAASRKELQEAVDELDK, encoded by the coding sequence ATGAATTTCCTGTCCCCCGCTGCCCTGATGCTCTTGTGCAGCGCCATGGCCGCCCCTTTGATGGCGGACGAGCAGACCCCGGAGCTCACCGGCTGCGCGGCCAAGCGCCAGGGCATCATCAACCAGATCGAACTGGCCAAGTCCCGTGGCAACCAGGACCAGCAGGCAGGCCTGGAAACCGCATTGAGTGAAGTCACCACCCATTGCACCGATGCGTCCTTGCGCAAGGAGCGTGAAAACAAGGTGCTCGATGCCAAGCACGAGGTCAGCCGGCGTCAGGCCGACCTGGAAAAGGCCATGAAGAAAGGCGACGCCGAGCGGATCAACAAACGCAAGGACAAGCTGGCGGCCTCTCGCAAGGAGCTGCAGGAAGCGGTGGATGAGTTGGATAAATAG
- a CDS encoding c-type cytochrome has protein sequence MFVKRFSMAVLACLMLSACGGVDPNSPLGQRKAIFKQMLKTNEELGGMLRGRVPFDGARFAEGAAQLDQLSHEPWKHFPQVREQDHTSARDEVWQKQARFQELARSLEAATGELLIVSKIQPYRASNLGPAVQKVEDACSACHKEFRDY, from the coding sequence ATGTTTGTAAAACGATTTTCCATGGCCGTGCTGGCCTGCCTGATGTTGTCCGCCTGTGGCGGCGTCGATCCCAATTCTCCCCTGGGCCAGCGCAAGGCGATCTTCAAGCAGATGCTCAAGACCAACGAAGAACTGGGTGGCATGTTGCGCGGCCGCGTGCCGTTTGACGGCGCACGTTTCGCCGAGGGCGCGGCGCAACTGGACCAATTGTCCCATGAACCGTGGAAGCACTTTCCACAAGTACGCGAGCAAGACCACACCAGCGCCCGGGATGAGGTCTGGCAAAAACAGGCGCGCTTCCAGGAGCTGGCCCGCAGCCTTGAAGCCGCCACCGGTGAATTGCTGATCGTCAGCAAGATCCAGCCCTACAGGGCCAGCAACCTGGGGCCGGCGGTGCAGAAGGTCGAAGATGCGTGCAGTGCCTGTCATAAAGAATTTCGGGATTATTGA